Part of the Halodesulfurarchaeum formicicum genome is shown below.
GGGGCTACAGAGGTCATACCCCACCACGTCGATGGTCGGTTCCATATGGACGAGTTCCGCCAGGCGCTCGAAATCCGCCATCGTGGCCCGATGGCGGGTTTCTCCGGGGCGTTTGACGTACCGTGGGCCGCGGGTGGGCGCGATCACCGGGTCACCCTCGCCCACCGTCACGCTCTTGTCCGGATCCCGGGCGCGCCAGTCGAAGCTGCTTGGCGCGGATTCGAGCGCGTCGCGGACGACTGCCGGCGGGAGGGTGACAACGGCACCGTCTGCGGTCCCCCCGGCCGCGATCAGTGTCTCACGGGCCGCCGGGTGTTCGACCCGCATGCCGGCGGTGGCGAGCACGTCGAGGACCGCCTCGTGAATCGATTCTCGGGCCGACGGGGTGAGGCGTTCGGTCACGTTTCGGACTCGCGGGGAGCGAGTATGTAACCTGGGATCAGCGGTGCTCGACGGACTCGACCAGCATCCGACTCCCGCAGTCGGGACACGCCCAGCGGTTCGTGGGGCCAAAGCCCATCTCGCCCCAGGCGACAGTCTCGTAGCCACAGCGCGGGCAGCCGAGTTCCCAGGTGCCCGGCTCCCAGTCGGCCTCGGGGACGAGTTCGAGTGTCGTCGTTCGATGACAGCCCCCATAGGCCCCCTGGCACTGGGTGTTCCCGAGCCGAGCCGGCGGGTCGTCCGGATCGACGTCGGTCACCGGCTGGCGGGTCCCACAGACCGGACACTCATAGACTGGAGAGTTCACTCGAAGAGCACCTCCTGGACGAGTTGCCGGAGTGCGCGCCGCAGGTCCCGTGTTTCGGGGGCCACAGTCACCTGTCGGTGGAACTCGCTCTCGCCCGCAGCGGCTTCCGTGGTGAGATTGACGCCCAGCACCGGGACGGTAAAGCGGCTCAGGGCCTGCCGATACCGGTTCGGGTCAGACGGTCGTCCGTCTGTCACCACGATCACGAAGCGGGTTCCCGACTCCGCCTTGAGGAGTTCACGGGCGATGTGTAGCGTGTCGGTCAGCGGCGTCCCGCCGCCTGCATCTCCGTGATACAGCCGGCCCGTCGACTGCTCGACGGTTCGATCGCCGGGTTTTGCCAGCCGGACCTCCTTGTCGAGCAGTTCGAGGACCGACACCTCGACGTCCACGGCCTCCAGCGCGACCGCGAGCATGCCCATCGCCCGCTCGGCAACCCGGACGTGCTGGCGCATGCTCCCGGACCGGTCCAGGACGAACAGGCAGTGATGGTCGGACTCGTCGGGGCGCTCGCGGCGCTGTTTCACCCGCCGGTCGCCGGTCGCAGTTCGGTGCAGCGCCGCCGGGTCGAGCCGCCCCCGGCGCTGATTCCGCCGCGTCGATCGCTTGCGCTCCTTCTGAAAGCGATTGCGCAAGACGCGGGCGAGGCGGGTCCCGTCCTCGCGGGCGGCCCTGGCGGTCGGCTCGTGGGGTGTCGGGTCGTCGGTCGGGACGACCACCCCGGCGCTCTCCAGTTCGGACTCGGCCGCCGAGACGGCGTCCTGGAGGTGTTCGATGTTCGCGGCGCGGTCCGCTGGTCCCTCCCGATCTCGCCCGGCGGCGACTTCAGCCGCGAGGTCGTCGGCGAGTTGCTCGTCGGTCACGGTCTCCACGTCCGCCGGGTCGGCCTCGGGATCGATTTCGACGTCCCGGTCGGCCGCGTCGGCTTCAGAAGCCGGCGACACGTCACCCGGTGACGAGACCGGCGATTGGTCGTGCACGGCATCCCCAGCCTGGTCGTGCTCGTTGGGATCCACTGCCGGCAGTGGCGCTGGCGACCCGATCTGCTGGCTTCGAGCGGCGTCGTCCGGCATGCCCCAGGCATCCGTACGGGCAGCGACCTGCGCGCGACCGTCGGCCCTGGCCGCGGCGATTGGCGGGCGAATCGCCTCGAAACACGCGATCGCCTGGCGGTTTCGCTCGACCGGGTCCGAAATCGTGGGGATGGACTCGGCCGTTTCAGTCACGACCGGCAGCACGTCGGTCACGAAGCGCCGCCGGTCGGTTGCGGTGTAGAAGTGATGAGCGGAATCCGCGGGGTCGAGCAGGCGGGTGAGCGCCCCCGAATCGACGGCTGTCCCGTCCAGGATGGCGAGGACGGCCGCGTGCACCAGCGGATAGACCTGCCCACCCGCAGGATCGTGGATCCCCGGGCCGACACCCGCGAGCAGGTTCGTCCGGACCTGCTCGAACCAGGGCCCGTAGTTCGGGAACTGCGTCCGGATCGCGGCCTCGATCGCGGCGTCCTCCAGGGCGTTCCAGATCGCGCCGGCGACCGGTCTGTCCCCCGACTCGATCTTCTGGAGGCGCTCCCCCAGATCGGCCACGTCGCTGTACTCCAGGTGGGCCATCACGTGGGCGATCCAGACCCGCTGAACGAGCAGGTCCCACTCCTCGGCCCGGTAGTTCGTGACTGGCTGGGGAACCCGATCACCGGAAACGACGATCGTGGGCGGCTCAATCGACTCGACCGTCGCTGGCGGGTGATCGGGCTCGATCCGGACTGAGAGCTCCCACTGACCCGTTCGGATGCGAGCGTCCCGCTGGAGCCGGTCGGCGCGTGCCGATCCCAGCCGGCGTGGCTCGCTCCCTGCGAGTCGGGCGGCCACCGCCTCCGGGTCCGAGTCAGGCGTGAGACGCATCTCAGAGTTCGGCCGTGATGGTGTCCCGGATCGTCGCCTTGTCGAGTTTGAGCGTGGCGTGCCCGACCAGCACCAGCCGGGCCGCCTCGCCGATGGACATGAACTGTTCCTCGGGCCCGGCGAGTTCGACGACCTTGAGCAGTTCACGATGACTGATCGGCGTCTCGAGTTCGTCCCGGCGGTGGGCCTCACGAAGCCGTTCGGCCATGGTCGTGAGATCGCTGGCCCGCTCGGGGTCGACGCCGGTCTCCTCGACGAGCAACTCGGCTTCCTCCTCCGGCGGGAGATACTCGATCGGCAGGACCACGAATCGGGAGCGGAAGGCGTCGTTCATCTCGCTGGTCCCGGCATACGAGAGTGGATTGGCGGTCCCGACGAAGCGAAACGCCGGGTGGATGTACCGGCCGAGGTGTTTTTCGGGGTCCCACTCGACTCCCGGCGGCAGATCTGTGAGCGTCCGACCCGTTCCCCGGAGCGTGAGACGGCGCCGGCCAACCTCCTCACAGATGGCGTGCAGATGGGAGGTAATGTCCCCCTCGGCCATGTTGATCTCGTCACCCACGAAGACCCAGCCGAACAGCGCGGCTTTCGCGAGTTCCCCCAGCACGTAGACGGTTTCCCCGCCCACCAGATCCTTCTCGCCGACGAGGTCGAAAATCGTCGTGTCCGCGCCGAAGTTCATCCGGGTGACCGGGCGGTTGGTTCGCCCCGCCAGGGTCAGCACGGCCGTGTTCTTCCCGGTCCCGGCCTCGCCCTCCAGCAGGACGGGCTTGTCCATCTCGCCCAGCGCCCGGGCGATGATCTGCTCCGAATCCCGTCCCGCGGTCATCGAAGCGGGGTGATAGGCGGTCCGAACCTCCGGCACCTGGGCCGGCCCCGGCTCGCGGACCGGCAATCCGTGATAGGTCTCGCCGGTCGGCGGGCCCACGAGGTTGCCCGTCGGATCGAGTGTCACCCGGATGCCCGCGAGGTCGTGGTACTCGCCGGCGTCGGTCTCACCCGTCATGTGGACCCTCGCCGTCGGTCAGTTGGTCCGGAGGCGGTCGGAGATGGATATGCAGTCCTCGAATCGACCATCGAATCACCCGGAGCTTTCGGCGGCGGATAGAAAGGTCTGGCCGTTTCAGAGCCGGCGGTTCCAGGTGTCGGTCTGGAACTTCGTCTCGACCAGGTCCCTGGCAGCCTCGACCGTCGCTTCGTCCAGCGAGCCCGATGTCGCCCCGAAGTGGGTGTCGATGGCCGTCTTCAGCGATTCGATGACCGTCTCCCGCGGTTCGTCGACGTGGTCCGCGATGCGGGCGACCCGCTTCTCGGCGGACTTGACCGCCTTGTCGGAGACTTTCTCCTTGCCGATCCGGAGGACCTTGAGCATCGACTCGATGTCGAGGGCGTAGCTCATCGTCGTGTGATGGAGCACCGCCGAGCCGGAGCGTAGCTGGGCGGACCCGCCGATCTTCCCCTCGGGATGGCTGATGTCGTTGAGCGGCTCGTGATGGGCTTCAAGCCCCATGTCACGCAGTCCCTCGAGCACCCACTCGTCGAGGACCGCGTAGCTCTCCTCGATATCCTCGGGCACGTCCTCCTCGGGGAGGTAAAGCGAGTAAGTGATGACGTTGCCCGGTTCGACGTACATGGCGCCACCGCCAGTGATCCGACGAACCACGTCGATCCCCTGGTCGGTCACGTAGTCGGCCGCGACCTCGTCGTCGTGGGCCTGGAAGCGGCCAAGTGGCACGGCCCGGTTCTTCCGGTACCAGAAGCGGACGGTCGGCTCGATCTCGCCCCGATCCAGCCGGTCCAGGAGCACCTGATCGAGGGCGTGATGCATCGGTTCGGAATACACACCCTCGTCGATCACGCGCATCGTCATCGGATCGCCTCCACGGTGGCCTGGGCCAGATCGGACGCCTCAAAGCCGATACACTCCGCGTCGACGGCGGCGATCTCGGCGGCCAAATCCGCGACGGAGATGTCGGCTGGCTGGCCCTCGATGGCCGCTTCGAGGTCGCTGCGGGCCTCCGGCGGTTGCAGGAAGAAATCGCCCGTGATCTGTACGTCCTCGATCGACTCCTCGAAGGTCACCGCGACCCGGACCAGTTTCCCGTCGGGTACCTTGACGGATTCGGTCGCCTGCATACCAGTCTGATGGGGCGGCGGCGGTTTGTACCCGCCGGTTCCGGCGGTCGCCCGGCACCGGTGGATTCATCCCATCGTGTCTCCCATGACCGCGTATGCCGGAATCGGAAGTGACGCTGCCGGACCGTGTCACGAGCGACATCGATCGTTTCGTCGAGTCGGGGGAGTTCCTGAACTGGGACCAGGCCGTCGAGGAGCTTTTGACCCTCGGGCTCTCGGCCTACCAGTCCGACGAGCAGAACCTGGACGAGGAGTCGGTCTTCACCGGCGCGGTGGAGGACCAGCAGGACCCGGCCATCGCGGACGACGACCCCGGTTCGGACCGGATGTACTGATCAGCCGATCGTCACCGTCTCGTCCGCGTCCTCGATGAGCGACAGCAATTCGTCCATCCCCGCCCGGGGCCGGAGTTCGTCGCCGTCCAGATCCCGGTGGTCGAGACACCGGTCACAGGCGAGGAGTTCCCCACCCTCCAGCAGAAACTTCCGCATGACACCGTGTGGGTTGACGTCGTCACCCGCCGGCTGATCGGGGGCCTCCACGCCGTCTCCGAGGAGGTAGGCCGTCACGTCGTGACCGGCGGCGAGGGCCGTGTTCCCGAGTCGGAACCCGTTCCAGATCGCGCCGGGATCGTTCGTCTCGACGATGAGTCCAAGCTGCATAGCCTGGCTTCACGCGCCCGGGTTAAGGAGTCCGCGCTCCCGGCGAGTCACAGGTTCGACTGGGTCGCCCCGCCGTCGATGGGGATCGCGGCCCCGTTTACGAATCCCGACCGGGGCGAACTGAGGAAGGCCACGAGAGTCCCCAGTTCGATGGGGTCACCGATCCGTTCGAGGGGGTTGTCGGCCCACTCCGCGAGCCCGGCCTCGTAGTCTTCCACGTCGCCACGCTCGACGGCGTCCGCGACCAGTTCCCGGATGCGGGCCGTCTCGTGTGGCCCGGGCAGGACGGCGTTCGAACGGATTTCGGGGGCCAGTTCCTTCGAGAGTGTCTTCTCCAGGCCGATCACGCCCATGCGAACCGAGTTCGAGAGCACGAGGGAGTCAATGGCCTCCTTCACGCTCCGGGAGGTGATGGTGACGATGGTGCCCTCGCCTTGCCGGAGGTGGGGTTCGGCTCGGCGAACGAGCCTGACCACGCTCATAAGGAGGAGTTCGAAGGCGGCCTCCCAGTCCGTGTCCTCGGTCTCCAGGAAGGGCCCGGCTGGTGGCCCTCCGGCACTCGTTACCAGGTGATCCAGGCCACCGAAGGCCGCGACAGTTTCGTCGACGAGCGTGGGTCCGGCGTCCGGATCGGTCAGATCGGCCTGGATCGTGTGCACCGCCCCAGGGCCGGCGGCCTCGATGTCCTCCCTGGCCGCGGCCAGTCGGTCGGGGTCCCGGCCGTTGATCGCGACGTCCACGCCCTCGCGGGCGAGCGCGATCGCCGAGGCCTTTCCCAGCCCACTTGAAGAGGCTGTCACCAGTGCCGCGTTGCCCTCGATGTCGAGATCCATGAGCGTTCGAGACGACCGATCGCCAAAAGCGTTGAGCCACTTCCGGCCAGACTTTTGACCGGGGCCGTCATTGCAGGGGATATGGGATCCGGGCATGGATGACGGAACCACGCTCCGCTCGGCGCTGTTCGAGGCAAGCGGAGCGCTGATACTCGGGATCGACGCCGCCACTGGGGAGATCGTCGAGGCCAACGAGCGGGCCAGCGAAGTCCTCGGGCAGTCACAGGCGGACCTCCTGGGGTCGACGGTCAGCACGGCGACGGGGTTCACCGACCTCGAAGCGATGCTCGCCCGAGTGCCAGCCCCCGATGCCAGCCACGAGTTCACGACGACGGGCCTGCATCCGGACGGCGCTCAGTCCCCAGCGGTGACACTCACCCGTCGGCCAGTCGCCCACGACCGGGATGAATACATCGTGCTGACCGGGCAGGTCCATCCCGACGGAGAACCCGACGAGGGAGAGTCTGCGGTCCGATGGAACATTCTGGAGGATTTGATCGAGCAGATCAGCGACGCGGCCTTCGTCCACGACGAGGCTGGCCGTTTTCGAGCGGTCAATCAGGCCGCGATCGACCTGCTGGGTTACGCGGAGGACGAACTGCTGGGGGCCGATCCGTCGCTGTTCGATCCGGCGGTCTCCGAGTCCCACCTCGGGCCCCGGCTGGCGGAACTCGAACGCGAGGAGTCCGTGCAGTTCGAGGCCACCTACGTCACGGCGAGTGGAGAAGAAGTCCCCGTCGAGATCACCTCGTCGCTGCTTTCCTGTACGGACCAGCGGGTCATCGTGAGTGTCGCACGGAACCTGCAGGCCAAAAAACAGCGGATTCGAAACCGTGAGCTGGCCGAGACGCTGTTCGAGGACCACCGGGAGGCCACCTTCATCGTCGACGTCGACGAGGAGTTCACCATCGAACGGGTCAATCCGGCCTACGAGGAGGCGAGCCCGCTTTCGGCCGCCGACATCGAGGGGAAGACCCCCCGGGAGATCTTCGGGGCGAAGCGGGGCGGGGAGATTGCCGATCGGTATCGACGCTGTGTGGAAAATCGGGAGTCCCTCGACGTGGAACAGACCCTGGAGATGGACGGCCGCCAGACCCACTGGTGGACCCGACTGGCGCCGGTCGTCGTCGAGGACGAGGTGCAGTACATCGTGGGCTCGACCCGGGAGATCACCGACCGCAAGAACCGGGAACGACAGATCGAGACCCACCTGCGTGAGGCCCAGCGGATCGCGAACATCACCAGCTGGTACTACGACCTGCGGGACGTCTCCGGCAACGAGCGGTTCACCGGCGAGAAGTTCATGGGCCAGGTCCACCCCGCCGACCGCGACCGCGTCGAAGGGCAGTGGGAGCGGGTCCTCGAATCCGGGGGCAGCTACGACATCGAATATCGGGTGAAGTTGGGCGCGGAGATCCGCTGGATGCGCGAGAAAGTCGAGTCGTTCAGCGAGCCCGGCCACGCGGAGCCCGTCGAGGCGATCGGAGTCGTCCAGGACATCACCGACCGCAAGGAACGGGAACTCGAACTCGAACGCTACGAGCTCTTCCTGGAGAGCATTCAGGACGCCGTGACCGTGATCGACGCCGAGGGACGCCTCCAGTACGAGAGTCCCGGCATCGAGGCGATCGTGGGGCAGTATCCCTCCGGCCGGGTCGGTGCGGACGCCTTCGAGTTCATCCATCCGGCCGACCGCGAACTCGTCAGAGAAGAGTTTACCCGGCGGTTGCACGGCGACCAGTCGGTCGAGCCCCTGGAGTACCGGATTCGAACCACGGACGGATCCTGGACCTGGGTGGAGAGCCGCGGGCAGGCCCTCCTCGAGGATCACGACTTCGAGGGGCTGGTGGTCACGAGCCGTGACGTCTCGGCCCAGAAGGAACAACAGCGCCAACTGGACACCCTCATCAGCAACCTGCCGGGGATCGTCTACCGCTGTAAGAACGAACAGGGCTGGCCGATGGAGCTGGTCCGCGGCCGGGCCAAAGAGTTGACCGGCTACACGGCGAAGGAACTCGTCTCGGGGGCGGTCAACTGGGAGGAAGCGCTCGTCCATCCCGAAGATCGAGCGCGAGTCAGAGAACAGACGAGCGCCGCCGTCGACGCCGGGCGGCCCTTCACGGTGACCTATCGGATTCGCACCCGCAATGGCGAGGAGAAGTGGCTCTGGGAGCAAGGCCAGCCGGTCACCCAGATCGGGGCCCAGGAGCCGAAACTGGAGGGCTTTATCACCGACATCACCGACCGGAAGCGACGCGAGCAGGAGCTCGAACGGCGCAGCCAGCGCCTGCACGAGTTAGTGGGGGCGACTCGCGAACTGTTGACCGCGAAGTCGAAACCGGCCCTCTACGAAGGGGTCATCGACGCGGTCTGGGAAACCCTCTCTGTCGCCCGCTTTGCCGTGCTTGGCTACGACGAGGCCGCTGGCGTGTTGCGGGCCCAGGCCGTCTCGCCGGCAATGGAGACCCCCGCCGACGCCGTGCCCCCGATCGAACCCGGACAGAACTCGATCTGGGAGAGCTACCGGGCACAGGAGACCGACCGCCTCACGATGACGGACACACCCTGGGCCCCGGCGGAGGGGACCAATATGCAGGACCTGCTCGTCGTCCCGATCGGGGCCTTCGGCCTCCTGCTGGTCGGGATCGAGCCGGACACGACCGTGTCTGCGGACGACCGACAGTGGCTGGAGCTCATCGCGACCAACGCCGCGGCCATCCTCGAACGCATCGAGCAGGAACACAAGCGCCGACAGGCCGACGAACAGCTCCAGACCCAGCAGACCCGCACGGCCGAATTGACCGACCTGCTGAACGCCGTGGAGGCGGTCCAGCGGCGCTTCGCCGAGAGTGACACCCGCGAGGAACTCGAGGCAAGTGTCTGTGAGGAGGTGGTCAGGACCGACCCGGTGGACTTCGCGTGGATCGGCCGGCCGGAGGCAAACGACGCCGAACTCACGCCCGCTGCCTGGGCCGGCGAGGACCGGGGCTATCTGGACGCGATCGACACCACGACCGTCGACGGGGCGCGCTGTCCCGCCCAGCAGGCCGCCGACGACCACCGGCTGCGAAACGTCTCACAGATCCCGCGGAACGTGCCCGAACAACCCTGGGCGACCCAGGCGCTGACCGGGCGATTCCGGTCGGTGCTTTCCATCCCGCTGGAGCAAGACGACGTCCTCTACGGCGTGTTGACCGTCTTCAGCCGACAGGCCGAGGCCTTCGGTGACCTGTACGAGTCCCTGCTCGCGGACGTCGGGTCGCTTCTGGCGACCTCGATTCGCACCGTGACCATCCGGAACGCCGGCGCGGAGTCAGATACCGTCGAGGTGGAATTTTCGATCCAGGACCCTCAGTATCCACTCTACCGGGTGGCCGAGCGTACCGACAGCGAGATCCGGTTCGAGACGATCCTGGCGACGACCGACGGAACGGTCACGGAGCTCTGGACGGTCCTGGACGGGGACCCGGAGGCGGTCTTCGAGGCAGTTCAGGAGAACACGAAGATCGTCTCGGCCGACTGGTTTGGCGCCCCGGAACACGGGCAGCTAACCGTCGAAATGGCCAAACCGATGCTCGCGGACGGGATCAGGGACCACGGCGGCCGGCTCGCCGAAGCCATCGGGACCCCAACAGGCGCGACGGTCACCCTCGTTCAGACCGCGGAGCAGCCGGTTCGGCCGGTCATCGCCTGGGTGAGCACCCAGTACACGGACGTCGAACTGACGGCCCGGCGAACCCGAACGCCCCAGGATGCGGGGCTTTTGACCAGCACGAGTGAGCTGCTGACCGACCGACAGCGTGAGATCCTCCGGGCGGCCTACTACGGCGGGTACTACGAGACGCCAAAGCAGATCACGGGCGAGGAGCTCGGGACCAGTTTCGACATCTCGCGTCCGGCCGTCTACAAACACCTGCAAGCGGCCCAACGTAAACTCCTGCGGGCACTGTTCGACGACGGTGCAACCCTCCACAGTTAACGTACTAAGTTTGGTAGCTGCTGTTTTGGTTTCCATGTTAACCATCGATTTGAAGGCCGATACCGCAGTCATGTAGACCAAACCAATGTATCAGGCCGAACCCACCGTCGTCGCCAGGCGGTATCTCGACGAGAACCTCGACGTCCTCGAAACGGACTGGGTCACCACGGACCAGGCCCAGTCCGGGACCGCGCCGGCCGACCTTCGGGACGCGATCGAGCGGGCCGAACGCGAGGAGGTAAGCCGACTGCAGGACACGGACCGCGAACAGGTCGAAATCGAACTCGACTCCGCCCCGAGTTCGGGCCAGCGCCTCCGTCTTTTCGCCGAGGAGTACACGACCGGCGCGGAGACATTCGAGGGCGTGGTCGAGACGTTCATCACCGAGCCCGATCAGCACGCCAGGGTCGTCAAACCGACGGACGAAGAGACACTCGAGGCCGCACTCAAGGCAGTGCTGCACGAGGCCGCCGCGAGCGGCGTCGTCGAGGAGGACCAGTGGGAGATCGCGGCCGACGGCGGCGGGACGTCTTGGACGGTGCAGGTCGATCCCAAGTAGGTTCAAATCGGGGTCTACCGGGTCGCCGCCTCGATCGCCTGATCCAGATCCGCGATGATGTCCGCGGGGTCCTCCAGGCCGACCGAGAGCCGGATCATGTCGGGTTTCACCCCCGCAGCGGCCAGTTCTGACTCCGAAAGCTGCTGGTGGGTGGTCGAGGCGGGGTGAATGATCAGCGTCTTCGCGTCCCCGACGTTCGCGAGAAGGCTCGCCAGTTCGGTCGATTCGGTCGCCCGCTGGGCCGCGTCATAGCCCCCGTCGATGCCGAAGGTGATCATCCCGCCGTACCCGCCATCGAGATAGCGATCCGCGTTTTCGGCCGTCTCGTGGGTCTCCAGTCCCGGGTAGTTGATCCACTGGACGGCCGGGTGATCATCGAGGTACTCCGCGACGATGGCCGCGTTCTCGCAGTGCCGGGCCATCCGCAGCGGGAAGGTCTCCAGTTTCTGGAGGGTGACCCAGGCGTCGAAGGGGGCCTGCTGGTTCCCCAGATCGCGCAGCCCGCGGGCGATGGCGGCGTTGGTGAAGGCCGCGTCGCCGAAGCGTTCGGCGAAGTTCACACCGTGGTAGGCGGGGTTCTCCCCGCCGATTTCGGGGTACGTCTCGGCGTGCTCGGCCCAGGGGAACGACCCGCCGTCGACGATCACGCCGCCGACGGTCGAACCGGCCCCGTGGAGCCACTTGGTGGTCGAGTTCCAGACCAGGTCCGCGCCGTACTCGATGGGGTTCGCGAGGTACGGGGTCGCGAAGGTGTTGTCCACGAGCAGCGGCGTGTCGTTCTCGTGGGCGATCGCCGCAATCTGCTCGATGTCCGGGGTCACCAGCGCCGGGTTGCCGATGGTCTCGATCAGGACGTAGGCGGTGTGTTCGTCGATGGCCTCGCGGTACGCGGCGGGCGAGAGCGTGTCGACGAAGCGGGTCTCGATCCCCCGCCGGCTCGCGGTGTGGTTCAGATAGGTGTGGGTCCCGCCGTAGAGCGCGGAGGCGGCGACGATGTTGTCACCGGCCTGAGCCAGCAGGAAGGTGACCAGATCCAGTGCGGCCATGCCGGAGCCGGTCGCGACCGCACCCACGCCGCCTTCGAGGCTGGCCAACCGCTCCTGGAGGCTCTCGACGGTGGGGTTGCCCAGCCGGGAGTAGATGTAGCCGGGTTTCTCCAGCGCGAACTGTTCGGCGGCGTCCGCGCTGTCCTCGAAGGTGTAGGAGGTCGTCTGATAGATCGGTGGCGCTCGCGAGTGGGTCGCCTCGTCGGGGGCCTGCCCGGCGTGGATCGCGCGGGTGTACAGGCCCGGCTCGTCGTCGGTCATCACTGGGAGGAAACGGTGGCCCCGGCATAAACTCTGCGAATGAAGCAGGTGGAGAAAATGCCCGGGGGTAATTGCCCGGATGCAGCCGGGCGGCTCGAACGGGGGTGAAAAAACGGGGGAAAACTGGGACCCGACCGGTCTGCTCGGGCTTATTCGAGCGGGAGAACCTGCTGCACTTCGATGATCTCGTCGCTCGGGGCCATCTCGGCCGCGCCGGACTCCTCGTAGATCTGCTCGACGGTCGCGACGTCGGGGGCCTCCCACTCGCAGATGCCCATGCCCTCGTCGTTGGCG
Proteins encoded:
- a CDS encoding nickel-binding protein, producing the protein MARIITMRYSDEGRLPDATQEQLEELQANVVETVSNYDDVEFKGTFANDEGMGICEWEAPDVATVEQIYEESGAAEMAPSDEIIEVQQVLPLE
- a CDS encoding O-acetylhomoserine aminocarboxypropyltransferase/cysteine synthase family protein; the protein is MTDDEPGLYTRAIHAGQAPDEATHSRAPPIYQTTSYTFEDSADAAEQFALEKPGYIYSRLGNPTVESLQERLASLEGGVGAVATGSGMAALDLVTFLLAQAGDNIVAASALYGGTHTYLNHTASRRGIETRFVDTLSPAAYREAIDEHTAYVLIETIGNPALVTPDIEQIAAIAHENDTPLLVDNTFATPYLANPIEYGADLVWNSTTKWLHGAGSTVGGVIVDGGSFPWAEHAETYPEIGGENPAYHGVNFAERFGDAAFTNAAIARGLRDLGNQQAPFDAWVTLQKLETFPLRMARHCENAAIVAEYLDDHPAVQWINYPGLETHETAENADRYLDGGYGGMITFGIDGGYDAAQRATESTELASLLANVGDAKTLIIHPASTTHQQLSESELAAAGVKPDMIRLSVGLEDPADIIADLDQAIEAATR